Sequence from the uncultured Flavobacterium sp. genome:
TGGAAAGCTCAAAATCTGCAATCATATCTTTAATTTCTTCACTCGTAACCTGAATAATATCTTTATTGGCAATAGGCGCTACAGAAGCTTCAGTTACCTGACGAAATAATTTTTGCAGTCTTTCATTTTGCCTTGCAATCATCGCCAGCGTATTTTTATAATGTTCCGGAGTCATTTGTGCGTCTTTTCGCTGCAATGTTTTGATTGCGAGATCCATTGTAGCAAGCGGCGTTTGAAACTCATGCGTAATATTATTGACAAAATCCGTTTTGATATCTGCAATTCGTTTTTGAGTGATGAGGTTTTTGAGTGACATATAATATAAGAAAACCACAAACGCCATCAATAAAACAGAAAAGATTAATAAACCCGCCATTTTCGAAATAATAGTTTGCTGCAATTTTTCAAAATTATAATAACGATCACTTTTTACAACCATCGTAAGTTCGTCTTCCGTATTTTGAGTTTCCCAACGTCCCATCGAAGAGAGAATTTGGTTCTTTTTTAGAGTATCATTCGCCAGAACTAATATTTTTCCTTTAAATAAAGTCTCTGGTTTTCCATGATTTATAATAGTAACTGAATTGATATAAACCGAATAACTAATGGGATAATCTTCAGGTTGCGCCTTCCTTTTCATGTAAGCATTCATAGCTCTAGAAAGCGAATCTCTGTTGCTGATAATGTATTTGGTATAATCTTGCTTTGTTGCATTTCCTTTCACATATTCCTTTACATATTTTTTTGATTGATTTATCCATGTATCGTTCAGATTTTCGCATTCATCAGTATCTTCCAGACGCGCAATTTGTTTTTTAATGGCCGTATTTATCTCCTTTTCATTTAATTTATAAGTATTGTAGATAAAATAGCCTTGAATTGTAGCCAAAGCAATTACTGTAAAAATACAGGCACCAATTAAAAGCATTATTTTTCTTTTCATCTATTTTCAATGTTTTGATTAAGAAAGGAAATCAGTTTGTTTTACTAAAGCAAAGCTATTGCATTTTTGGCTTTTTCAGATTAAAAATACTACCGTTAACCGTACTTTAACCAAATCTGTAAACCATAAATCAGGCAAACCCGCGTCACGATTAAAATGCCTTTACCAAAAGCTTTTTTGCGTTTACAAACTGCTTTTCAACTTCTGGTGTTTAACCCTTCGTTAACCCTATATTAACCATTTTTGGAAAATGATTTAAAGAGATTTGCATCAAATAAATCATCAATGAAAAAAATAATCATGTTACTGTTGTGGGGGTCTTTTGCGGGATATTCGCAGGAAGTTTCCCTTTCTGGAAAGGTAATCAACGGCTCTAATCAAGCCGTACCTTTTGCAGATGCTTTGCTTTTGCAGACAAAAGATTCTGTAAGTTATAAAGAAACGCAGACAAACGAATCCGGTGAATTTCGCTTTAGCGGAATAACAAAAGGAGATTATCTGCTAAAAGTAAAAACGGTTGGTTTTGAAGAATATTTCAAAAAGATAACCATTCAAAAAGATACCGTTTTAGGAATCCTTTCTTTAAAAGAAATTTCGAACAATCTTGACGGAGTTACCATTACCACAAAAAAGCCAATTGTAAAACGACTAACAGACAGACTCGAGTTTGCTGTAGAAAATTCATCACTTTCTTCAAACAATGCCTGGGAAATCCTAAGTAAAACACCAAGCGTAACGACAAGTTCTACCGGAGCAATTAGCATTCGCGGAAGCCAAAGTATACTGGTAACAATCAATGACAAAAAAATCTATTTGAGCGGAGAAGAATTAAAACAATTTCTGGAAAACACGAGTGGAGAAGAGGTAAAATCGATAGAAGTAATTACCAATCCGCCTGCGAAATATGAAGCGCAGGGAAGTGCCGTTTTGAACATTAAACTAAAAAAGAATCTTTCATTAGGTTATAAAGGTTCTGTCAATACCGCATACATACAATCTATTTATCCAAAAGGAGTTGCATCGACAAACCAGTTTTATAAAGGAAAAAAATTGTCTCTTGCAGGAAGATATGGCTTTGGAGCTGGCGTCTATGTCAATGAAGGAACAGATGTTGTGCATTATCTAAAAGAAGACGGTTCGATCGATTCACGCTGGGAAAGCATTATGAGGCGCAAATCAAAATCATTGCAACAACATTCGTATCGACTTCAGGCTTCTTACGAAATTGATTCTCTAAATACGATTTCTGCCGGAGGAACAGGATTTATAGCACCAAAACAAATGGGAGATTTTACTGTTCCAACGTTTATTTATGGTTCTAATGGCGCTTTGGATTCCCTTTATGTAACCCGAAATAATCGTAGAACTCCGTTACGAAATAATGCCTATAATATGTCTTTTGATCATTTGTTTAATGCAAAAGAGAAAATATCCGTAACGGCAGATTATACTGCATATTGGCATCAGGAACGTCAGGATATTGCTTCTGAATTTTCACTTCCTGAAGAAAGTCCTTATCGCACAACACGTTTTATAAGTGATAATGTGCAGGATATTCAGCTTTTTTCGGCTCAGACCGATTATTCGAATGAAAAAAACGGCACATTTGAAGCAGGATTAAAATTCGGAAATGTACAAGCAAAAAGTAATCTTGATTATAAAGACGAAATCAATGGCGATTTCGTGAATAATCCAAACCGAACAAGTCTTTTTCTTTATGATGAATCTATTTTGGCAGGATATACAAGTTATGACAAAGAATTTGGAAAATGGAGTCTGAAAGCCGGTTTACGTGGCGAATACACAAGTTTGAGAGGAAATTCGGTGACAACTTTTGAAGTTAATGAACAGCATTATTTTAAGCTTTTTCCAACAATCTACGGACTTTATAAACCTGCAGATGGTCATGAAATTGGTATTTCGTACGGAAAACGAATTGCGCGACCGCAATACAGCCGATTAAATCCATTTCGTTCCTATTATAATTCATATTCTTATTTTACGGGCGATCCAAAATTATTGCCAACAATAAGTCACAATCTTAGTTTGCTTTATACGCTGAAAAACAAATACAATTTTGACCTTTTTTACCGTTTAGAAAAAGATCCTTCGATGGAAATTTCTTATCAGGATTATGAAACCAATATGCTCGTGTATCATTTTACGAATATTAAAAAAGATTTTGCTTTTGGACTAGAATTTAATACGAATCTAACTTTATATGATTTCTGGGAATCCGGAATTCAAGCAGGATTAAGTTATGTCGAAGATAGTTTTCAGGGCAGAGACGGGAATTTACATAAAAACGGAAAACCTACATATAATACAAGTATTAGCAATCATTTTGTTCTGAATAAAAAGAAAGAATTAACCGCAGAACTAAACTTTCAATACAATTCTTCATCAGTTCAGGGGACTTTTGTTTTTAGTCAAACCTCAAATCTTTCGGCTTCTATTCGAAAGAAAATATGGAAAAGCAATGGCGAAATATATGCGATCCTTTCAGATATTTATCGTGGCGAAAAAGAAAAAGTCGCTACAGATTATGCAGATCAATACAATTATTTCTTGTCTTATGGCGACACTCAAAGTATTAGAGTAGGTTTCAAATATAATTTTGGAAACCAGAAGTTGGAAAACAAAAAGAAAGAAGGTCAAACCGAAGAACAACAAAGATTATAGTTAACCAAGTCCATTTTTAACGAAATGGACTTTTTTGATGTATTAAAATTTATAAAATTGATATATTGTATTTAAAATACTATTAAAAATAATTCTCAAATTAGTAAGACCTCAATATTTTATAACGTTTAGTAAGATAAATAAAATATCTATTTGCTAATATTAGAAAATTGATAAAACTTGCTTAGATCTTCCTTAAGCTTTGGGATTTTTTCGACACATGAGTTAAATTTGTGAAGTGCGAAAAGTTATTATCTACATATTCATTTTTCTAATCGTATCCAATATTGGGTTCTTTCAGCAATTTTATAAATTGCCAATCCTAATCGAACATTACAATGAACATCAGCAAAGACAAAATGTGAGCTTTATTGATTTTCTCGAAATGCATTATTGGGGCGAAGATTTAAACGATAATGATAATGATCGCGATATGCAGCTTCCTTTTAAGCATATTTCCAGCGCTTCGTTTCAGCTCGTTTTTGTTCCTGCCGAAAAACACACATTCGATATTCTTTTTAATAGTGATTTTTCAGAATCACGCATAATTCCGTTTACTTCAAACTTATATTCTGATCCCGCTTTATTTTCGGTATTCAGACCTCCTTTGGCATAATTTAATTTTCGAAGATTTTTATTGTGGTTAAGGCATTTTGTGCTTTGATCACAACATTATTATTTCAAAAAAATTAAATCAAAAGATGCTTAATAAGATCATTCAATTTTCAGTTAAAAATAAACTGGTAATTGGGGTTTTCACTTTGCTGTGGATTATCTACGGCGTGTTTGAAGTTACCCGTTTACCAATTGATGCCGTTCCTGACATCACCAACAATCAGGTTCAGATTATTACAACAGCGCCGTCTTTGGGCGCAGAAGATGTAGAACGTTTAATCACTTTTCCGATAGAACAAGCGATTAGTAATATTCCGCAGCTTAAAGAAAGCCGTAGTATTTCCCGTTTCGGACTTTCGCTTGTAACCATTGTTTTTGCCGATGATACCGATGTTTATTGGGCGCGTCAGCAAGTATCTGAACGTTTGCAAAAAGTAGAAATTGCAGAAAATGCCAGTATTCCTGAAATGGCTCCGGCAACAACAGGATTAGGCGAAATTTACCAATATGTTTTAAAACCACAAGCCGGTTATGAAACTAAATATTCTCTCGAAGATTTACGCACCATTCAGGATTGGACGATTCGAAGACAACTTCTTGGAACTCCCGGAATTGCTGATGTAGCGACCTTTGGAGGAAAGCTAAAACAATATGAAATTGCCGTAAATCCGTCGAGATTAAAAGCGCAAAACTTAACGATAAAAGAAGTTTTTACGGCATTGAGCAGTAATAACGAAAATACCGGTGGAGCTTATATCGAAAAAGGACCAACCGTATTATACATCCGAAGTGTGGGTTTAACCCGAAATATTAAGGATATCCAGAATATTATCGTCAAAAATACACAAGCGGGAACTCCAATTTTAATAAAAGATATTGCCGAAGTAAAAATGTCTTCAGCAATACGTTACGGCGCTTTAACAACAGATGATATTGGAGAATCTGTTGGTGGAATTGTCATGATGCTTAAAGGTGAAAATGCCAATAATGTTATCGTTAATGTAAAAAAACGTGTTGCCGAAATTGAAAAGATTTTACCAAAAGGTTTAAAAATTGAACCGTTTCTTGATCGTACAAAAATGGTCGATAACGCAATTGGAACGGTTCAGAAAAACTTAATCGAAGGCGCACTAATTGTAGTTCTGGTTTTGGTACTTTTTCTTGGGAATTTACGCGCCGGATTTATCGTCGCTTCTGTGATTCCGTTAGCGATGTTGTTTGCCATTATTATGATGAACACCTTTGGCGTAAGCGGAAATTTAATGAGTCTTGGAGCGCTAGATTTTGGTTTAATTGTCGATGGCGCCGTCATTATTGTCGAAGCCATTTTACATCATATTCATAGTGCCAAAAAATACAAAGGAATCGATACTATTTCGCAGGAAGAAATGGACAAAGAAGTGACAGGTTCTGCAGGACGAATGATGAATGCTGCGGTTTTTGGACAAATCATTATTCTGATTGTTTATCTGCCAATATTATCCTTAGAAGGAATCGAAGGAAAAATGTTCAAACCAATGGCACAAACTGTTGCTTTTGCGATTTTGGGAGCATTTATTCTTTCGCTTACTTATGTGCCAATGGTTAGCGCCTTATTTATCAGTAAAAAGATCAGCCATAAACCGAATCTTTCTGACCGAATCATGATAAAATTAGAAGGTTATTATGAAAATTGGTTGTCTAAAGCTTTAAAAGTTAGAAAAGGAATCGTCGTTTCGGCATTTGTTTTATTCGGAATTGCATTGTTGCTTTTCAGTAGAATGGGAGGAGAATTTATTCCGCAACTAGAAGAAGGTGATTTCGCAGTAGAAACCCGATTATTGTTAGGAACTAATCTTTCGACGACAACAGAAACGATTCAGAAAATTTCATCTGAACTTAAACGTAAATATCCCGAAGTCGAAAAAGTAGTTTCGAGAATTGGTAGTGCCGAAATTCCAACTGATCCAATGCCAATTGAAGGCGGAGATATGATTATTGTTTTAAAAGACAAATCAGAATGGACAAGCGCTTCTTCGTTTCCG
This genomic interval carries:
- a CDS encoding HAMP domain-containing sensor histidine kinase produces the protein MKRKIMLLIGACIFTVIALATIQGYFIYNTYKLNEKEINTAIKKQIARLEDTDECENLNDTWINQSKKYVKEYVKGNATKQDYTKYIISNRDSLSRAMNAYMKRKAQPEDYPISYSVYINSVTIINHGKPETLFKGKILVLANDTLKKNQILSSMGRWETQNTEDELTMVVKSDRYYNFEKLQQTIISKMAGLLIFSVLLMAFVVFLYYMSLKNLITQKRIADIKTDFVNNITHEFQTPLATMDLAIKTLQRKDAQMTPEHYKNTLAMIARQNERLQKLFRQVTEASVAPIANKDIIQVTSEEIKDMIADFELSRPDISIEFTSQKEAFSISMDRFHFNTILINLLDNAVKYGAFKILVDLKLTTGNFILSVTDNGKGIPVQEQVSIFDKFYRVEKGNIHNNKGLGLGLFYIKQLVQTYKGTISVKSEEQKGSLFTITIPV
- a CDS encoding outer membrane beta-barrel family protein, with amino-acid sequence MKKIIMLLLWGSFAGYSQEVSLSGKVINGSNQAVPFADALLLQTKDSVSYKETQTNESGEFRFSGITKGDYLLKVKTVGFEEYFKKITIQKDTVLGILSLKEISNNLDGVTITTKKPIVKRLTDRLEFAVENSSLSSNNAWEILSKTPSVTTSSTGAISIRGSQSILVTINDKKIYLSGEELKQFLENTSGEEVKSIEVITNPPAKYEAQGSAVLNIKLKKNLSLGYKGSVNTAYIQSIYPKGVASTNQFYKGKKLSLAGRYGFGAGVYVNEGTDVVHYLKEDGSIDSRWESIMRRKSKSLQQHSYRLQASYEIDSLNTISAGGTGFIAPKQMGDFTVPTFIYGSNGALDSLYVTRNNRRTPLRNNAYNMSFDHLFNAKEKISVTADYTAYWHQERQDIASEFSLPEESPYRTTRFISDNVQDIQLFSAQTDYSNEKNGTFEAGLKFGNVQAKSNLDYKDEINGDFVNNPNRTSLFLYDESILAGYTSYDKEFGKWSLKAGLRGEYTSLRGNSVTTFEVNEQHYFKLFPTIYGLYKPADGHEIGISYGKRIARPQYSRLNPFRSYYNSYSYFTGDPKLLPTISHNLSLLYTLKNKYNFDLFYRLEKDPSMEISYQDYETNMLVYHFTNIKKDFAFGLEFNTNLTLYDFWESGIQAGLSYVEDSFQGRDGNLHKNGKPTYNTSISNHFVLNKKKELTAELNFQYNSSSVQGTFVFSQTSNLSASIRKKIWKSNGEIYAILSDIYRGEKEKVATDYADQYNYFLSYGDTQSIRVGFKYNFGNQKLENKKKEGQTEEQQRL